The Helianthus annuus cultivar XRQ/B chromosome 16, HanXRQr2.0-SUNRISE, whole genome shotgun sequence genome includes a window with the following:
- the LOC110915152 gene encoding CTL-like protein DDB_G0274487 → MNHTQTPFSSSDDDAGTMTTAQQSAGSGNSTSLGPTVDGSRHWRDVFWLGIFLLHLVVVGLALGVLGLNRFRKKDRLNIDQYTERFLENQAGLTEDYWPLYAIAGAISTVIGWIWLLLLGSHSNQMMKVSVHLLTTYLAVLSVLCFWGKFFFWGVAFAIGSGLQFLYIISVIDRLPFTMLVLQRSVKLVWKLPEVMRVACAFMLVMLIWLALWSFGAAGVVASSMGDSGRWWLLVVFSVSLFWTGAVLCNTVHVIVSGMVFLVLIHGGREAATMPRNPLLQSLRYAITTSFGSICYGSLFTAAIRTLRWEIRGFRSKIGNNECLLCCVDFLFHLVETLVRFFNKYAYVQIAVYGKSFNHSARDAWELFQSTGVEALIGYDCSGAVLLMGTLLGGLITGTCAVIFTRIKHPDREMMMGSTAILMGMVLVGLAMVVVESAVTSIYICYAEDPLLIHRWDPEFFNQMSETLHQRLQHRSSRVREGLSQNRLPDHIQETITV, encoded by the exons AGTGCAGGAAGTGGTAACTCGACATCACTAGGGCCAACTGTTGATGGTTCACGCCATTGGCGCGATGTTTTCTGGCTCGgaatatttcttttgcatttggTCGTGGTAGGTCTTGCTCTTGGTGTACTCGGACTAAATAGGTTTAGGAAGAAAGACAGGCTTAACATAGATCAATACACCGAAAGGTTTCTCGAGAATCAAGCGGGTTTAACCGAGGACTACTGGCCATTATACGCAATTGCTGGTGCCATTAGTACAGTTATTGGTTGGATTTGGTTATTACTACTTGGTTCCCATTCAAATCAGATGATGAAAGTATCGGTTCATTTGTTAACCACTTACCTTGCGGTTCTTAGCGTTTTGTGTTTTTGGGGCAAATTTTTTTTCTGGGGTGTTGCTTTTGCTATTGGCTCTGGGTTGCAGTTCTTGTATATTATATCAGTCATAGACAG GCTCCCATTTACAATGTTGGTGCTGCAAAGATCTGTGAAGTTGGTGTGGAAGCTTCCGGAAGTGATGAGAGTAGCGTGTGCGTTTATGTTAGTCATGCTTATTTGGCTAGCATTATGGTCGTTTGGTGCAGCCGGTGTTGTGGCTTCAAGCATGGGTGATAGCGGAAGATGGTGGCTACTTGTG GTGTTCTCGGTGAGTTTATTTTGGACAGGGGCGGTTCTTTGTAACACCGTTCACGTTATAGTTTCCGGTATGGTGTTTCTTGTGCTTATTCACGGTGGTCGTGAGGCTGCAACAATGCCACGGAACCCACTGCTTCAATCTTTACGGTATGCTATAACAACTTCTTTTGGAAGCATTTGTTATGGTTCTCTTTTTACAGCTGCTATTCGAACACTACGGTGGGAG atcaGGGGATTCCGATCTAAAATCGGCAACAATGAATGCCTGCTTTGCTGTGTAGATTTCCTTTTTCATCTAGTGGAGACCCTTGTTCGTTTTTTTAACAAATATGCATATGTGCAG attGCAGTTTATGGGAAAAGCTTCAATCACTCAGCAAGAGATGCTTGGGAGTTGTTTCAATCGACTGGGGTGGAAGCACTCATTGGTTATGATTGTTCGGGTGCTGTTTTACTCATGGGTACCCTTTTGGGTGGGCTTATTACCGGAACATGTGCTGTAATTTTTACTAGAATCAAACATCCAGACAGAGAAATGATGATGGGGTCGACAGCCATCTTAATGGGCATGGTCTTG GTTGGattggcgatggtggtggtggaaagTGCAGTTACGTCAATATACATATGTTATGCCGAAGATCCATTGTTAATACACAGGTGGGACCCAGAATTTTTTAATCAGATGTCGGAGACGTTACACCAACGGCTACAACATAGAAGCTCGAGAGTAAGGGAAGGGTTGAGTCAAAATCGACTTCCGGATCACATACAAGAAACAATAACGGTTTAA